The Triticum aestivum cultivar Chinese Spring chromosome 7B, IWGSC CS RefSeq v2.1, whole genome shotgun sequence genome window below encodes:
- the LOC123155643 gene encoding L-lactate dehydrogenase B-like, whose protein sequence is MSLMRKEASSLSELGFDVDKGAGLFRQVPSSGHDGEMTPLQPCERLTKVSVIGAGNVGMAIAQTILTQGLADEIALVDAEADRVRGEMLDLQHAAAFLPRVRIVAGTDVLALTRGSDLAIITVPRETAAASRMDQLRRNVALLREVVPAVAEGSPESLLLVVSNPVDVLAYAAWKLSGFPSSRVIGSGTDLDSARLRCLLAEHLGVGAQDVQAYMVGEHGDGALALWSSVRVGGMPVLSYLQKTHSSFDAEALEGIRRAVVGGAREVIGLKGYTSWAIGYSVASLARSLLRDQRRVHPVSVLAKGFVPGDAHEVFLSLPARLGRRGVLGVAAELELTGDEETTLRRSAETLWGYCQALGL, encoded by the coding sequence ATGAGCCTGATGAGGAAGGAGGCGTCCTCGCTGTCCGAGCTCGGCTTCGACGTCGACAAGGGCGCGGGCTTGTTCCGGCAGGTTCCCTCATCCGGCCACGACGGGGAAATGACCCCGCTGCAGCCGTGTGAGCGGCTCACCAAGGTGTCCGTCATCGGCGCCGGCAACGTGGGCATGGCCATCGCGCAGACCATCCTGACGCAGGGACTCGCCGACGAGATCGCGCTCGTGGACGCCGAGGCCGACAGGGTCCGCGGTGAGATGCTGGACCTGCAGCACGCCGCGGCGTTCCTCCCGCGCGTCCGCATCGTCGCCGGAACCGACGTCCTCGCGCTCACCAGGGGCTCTGACCTGGCCATCATCACGGTGCCCAGGGAGACAGCGGCGGCGTCACGGATGGACCAGCTGAGGAGGAACGTGGCGCTGCTGAGGGAGGTCGTGCCGGCGGTGGCGGAGGGGTCGCCGGAGTCGCTTCTGCTGGTGGTGTCGAACCCGGTGGACGTGCTGGCGTACGCGGCGTGGAAGCTATCGGGGTTCCCGTCGAGCCGCGTGATCGGCTCCGGCACGGACCTCGACTCCGCCAGGCTCCGGTGCCTCCTGGCCGAGCACCTCGGCGTGGGCGCGCAGGACGTGCAGGCGTACATGGTCGGCGAGCACGGAGACGGCGCGCTGGCGTTGTGGTCGAGCGTCCGCGTCGGCGGCATGCCGGTGCTGAGCTACCTCCAGAAGACCCACTCGTCGTTCGATGCGGAGGCCCTGGAGGGGATCCGGCGGGCGGTGGTGGGCGGGGCGCGCGAGGTGATCGGGCTCAAGGGGTACACGTCCTGGGCCATCGGCTACTCGGTGGCCAGTCTGGCCAGGTCGCTCCTCCGCGACCAGCGGCGCGTCCACCCGGTGTCGGTGCTCGCCAAGGGCTTCGTCCCCGGCGATGCCCACGAGGTCTTCCTTAGCCTCCCGGCCAGGCTCGGGCGCCGCGGCGTGCTCGGGGTCGCCGCGGAGCTGGAGCTCACCGGCGACGAAGAAACGACGCTCCGCCGGTCCGCGGAGACGCTCTGGGGCTACTGTCAGGCGCTCGGCCTATAA